The genomic region CCTTTTTGCCCAAATCGAGCAAAATGTCCGGGAGGCCATGAACACCTTGATCAACGCCGTGCCGGCCTCGCGGCGCGCGCAGGTTCAGCAGGATGTTAACGGCCCCCTCTCACCGGTCCTCTATGTGCCCCAAAACCGGAGCGCGTACGTGTTCAAATCAACGCCGAAATATGTTCCCTACTGGGATTCCTTCGGCCTTGTATCGCAATGCGCCATTGTTATACCCGATGACGCGACCGGCAGCGTGGCCCATGAAGTGGGCCACTACCTTCATCATGTGCTCCTGGGGAACAGCGGCTATCTCGGCTTCTTCCGGAATGTGCGCCCCAACGAACATCATGTGGGGATGGCGGGGGCGTTGAACCAGCTCATCGAGGAGCCGGCCTACCTTGCTGAGTACTATCTCAAGGGGATCGTCGGCGGCCTGGGGCCGGAGAAGGGAACCTTTCTCACCAACGGCGGCGGGGGGTCGATCTCGCCGATCAGCGTTGATTATCGAGATCTCGAGGGGATGACGATGGTGCTTTTCGCGGCGATCCTTCGCGAGGATACCGAGATTCGCAACTATGCCAATGAACTTGTGACCGTGCCGGTGGTGCAGGGTTCGCGCGAGCAGCTGTGGCAGGATTGCTATGAGATCGTCGCCTTAGGGACATCCGGCGTTTTAGCGGCGCGTGACAAGATCGAGACCTTGCTTCAGAACTCCGGCCAAGCCGATAAAATTCCGGCTATGCTGCAGGCGATCGGCTGGAATCATCATATCGTTTGCCGTTTCGTCGACGGCAACGGCGACCCCCTCGAGGGCGTGACGGCTCGCGCCATCAGCAAAGTCGGGGCGACGGAATACCGCCTTCCCACGCGGACGCGGGAGAGTGATGGCACTGGGACGTACGGCTTGAGTGAGTTTTTCCCCGGCGCGAACACGCTGCGTATCTATTACGATGGCGACTCCACCGATGTCCCCAAGACAATTCCCTGGACCACGCCGACGAATCAGCAAGTCGATTTCGGTGATGTCTCCGTCGCCAATGACGAGCTTCTCCGGAAACTGCATCGATGTGATCACCTTGCCTTCAACATGCGGGCGCCGCATGTTTGGAACGACGGTGAAAGCCGGGACCGGCATTTCGAGCACAATCTTTGGCCGATCGTGTGGGATGGTTATACATTCTCGGTTCGGGATTCACTGCATGGCACCAATAATCACTGGTGGTTGACCGTCGATGGCGATGTCGGGACGGATGGGCGGGTCCTGACCGTGGAATATACATATTATTACAAGGTGGATTTCAACGGCGGGATTCACGATGAAAGCACTATGCACGTGCGGATCAGCGCTCTGCCCTATACTCAGGATTACATTCACATGGGATTCCAGCATGTGCAATACTTGACATCCGGCGGTGAGGCGGCTCCCTATGTCACGGCGATCGACGCCGAATATGTAAGAACCAACGCGGAGGGAGATGTTGTCGATCAGTTTGAGTATATCTCGACCGATTGGACACAAGCCGGCGCAATCGCTGATCTCGATCTGACATTCGGTGAGTAAGAGAGGTTATGGTACAGGCTTCAGATGAATTCGGTCCGCAAAATCCTGGCGCTCAATGCGCCCCTGACGTGGCTCTTCTACGGCGACAGCATTACGCATGGCGCCTATCACACCTTTGGGCTTCGCGACTACCCGGAGCTTTTCGATGAACGGGTCCGGGGCGAAATGGGCCGGGTGTCGGATACCGTCATCAATACGGCCATCAGCGGGGATACGACACGGGAGCTTCTCAACGGCTTCGCGCGCCGGGTCGCCCGGTTTCAACCTGATCTGATCTTCCTCATGATCGGGATGAATGACTGCTCTGAAGAATCCGGCATCGATCTAGCGGAATTCACGGGGAACCTCCGCCGGCTCGCCGACTTGGCCGCCGGCCTCCCGGCCCGGCTATGCCTGCAAACCACCTGCCCGATCCTCAAGGGGACCGCGCCCGACCGCGAACCCCGCTTTAACGATTTTATGGAGGCGGTGAGGGAGGTCGCCCGCGAGCGGCTGTTGCCCCTCATCGATC from Candidatus Eisenbacteria bacterium harbors:
- a CDS encoding SGNH/GDSL hydrolase family protein; the protein is MNSVRKILALNAPLTWLFYGDSITHGAYHTFGLRDYPELFDERVRGEMGRVSDTVINTAISGDTTRELLNGFARRVARFQPDLIFLMIGMNDCSEESGIDLAEFTGNLRRLADLAAGLPARLCLQTTCPILKGTAPDREPRFNDFMEAVREVARERLLPLIDHTAYWQMHPEQHGRWMSDSFHPNGHGHRVFAGLIFRELGIQSDSEPSGRFFIP